A window of Festucalex cinctus isolate MCC-2025b chromosome 6, RoL_Fcin_1.0, whole genome shotgun sequence contains these coding sequences:
- the zglp1 gene encoding GATA-type zinc finger protein 1 isoform X1, with protein sequence MSTGQSSQVALFQKHQRAAEQDDSESALLYLFQEVSKLDASLQSGVLATRSLASWLQDSPAESGERAQNSINPNVISPNKHDDLMVNGKVEIVVESPPGGHSPWLALSLINQQCKRLMDHGEEEADSGLLFPTMCGVPSAHTSETGPCRHCTLRPLPVARISTCVVPMLDEQRNRFSSKPKTCEKELADKDVQELSADTLERSYDRSPAEHHQTDTHVSRSSSSVFTHDHNANLMLACHSPSKPDDHTVSPKSHCANVPIEERLQRSPTPTTLTTHLRSKEANGTQRLRRTRTPRKQPNPSRSGDIHDPHFRGVTFWMRAELNASSDQCQLSITSKYSKELHRNVRKRRTKTRTYRATSSSDEGSVPTTSGVKVCASCCTRKTPMWRDAEDGTPLCNACGIRYKKYRVRCVNCWHIPKKQGNFNSCCLKCGNEIL encoded by the exons ATGAGCACAGGTCAAAGTTCACAGGTGGCCCTCTTTCAGAAACATCAGAGGGCAGCAGAACAAGATGACTCGGAATCTGCGCTCCTCTATCTGTTCCAGGAAGTTTCTAAACTTGACGCCTCCCTGCAAAGCGGTGTCCTGGCCACCAGATCATTGGCCAGCTGGCTTCAAGACAGCCCAGCTGAAAGTGGTGAAAGGGCTCAAAACTCCATCAACCCAAATGTAATATCACCCAATAAGCACGATGACCTCATGGTGAACGGGAAGGTGGAAATTGTAGTGGAGTCCCCACCTGGAGGCCACAGCCCTTGGCTCGCATTGAGTCTGATCAACCAGCAGTGTAAGAGGCTCATGGATCACGGAGAAGAGGAAGCAGACTCAGGACTGCTATTTCCCACCATGTGCGGTGTCCCttctgcacacacatcagaaactGGTCCCTGTCGTCACTGCACTTTGAGACCACTGCCCGTTGCAAGGATCTCCACCTGCGTCGTGCCGATGCTTGATGAGCAAAGAAACCGCTTTTCTTCTAAACCGAAGACTTGTGAGAAAGAGTTGGCTGACAAAGACGTGCAAGAGTTGAGTGCTGACACATTGGAGAGGAGTTATGACAGATCCCCTGCTGAACATCACCAAACTGACACTCATGTTTCAAGAAGTTCTTCTTCAGTCTTCACTCACGACCACAATGCAAACCTGATGTTGGCTTGTCATTCGCCCTCCAAACCAGATGACCACACGGTGTCACCAAAATCACACTGTGCAAATGTTCCCATTGAGGAGAGGCTGCAGCGCTCTCCCACTCCCACCACACTGACCACACACTTGAGGTCAAAAGAGGCAAATGGCACTCAGCGCTTGCGGAGAACCAGAACTCCGAGAAAGCAACCCAATCCCAGCCGCAGCGGCGATATCCACGACCCGCACTTCCGGGGAGTGACATTCTGGATGCGCGCCGAGCTGAATGCCAGCAGTGATCAGTGTCAGCTCAGCATAACATCCAAATACAG CAAGGAGCTCCACAGGAACGTGCGGAAACGGAGAACGAAGACTCGAACGTATCGCGCGACCAGCAGCTCAGATGAAGGGAGTGTACCTACTACCTCAG GGGTCAAAGTTTGTGCATCATGCTGCACCAGGAAGACCCCAATGTGGAGAGATGCAGAAGATGGGACCCCTCTTTGCAACGCTTGCGGCATCAG GTACAAGAAGTACAGGGTCCGCTGTGTCAACTGCTGGCACATCCCTAAAAAACAAGGCAACTTCAACTCATGCTGCCTCAAATGTGGAAATGAAATTTTGTAA
- the zglp1 gene encoding GATA-type zinc finger protein 1 isoform X2, producing MVNGKVEIVVESPPGGHSPWLALSLINQQCKRLMDHGEEEADSGLLFPTMCGVPSAHTSETGPCRHCTLRPLPVARISTCVVPMLDEQRNRFSSKPKTCEKELADKDVQELSADTLERSYDRSPAEHHQTDTHVSRSSSSVFTHDHNANLMLACHSPSKPDDHTVSPKSHCANVPIEERLQRSPTPTTLTTHLRSKEANGTQRLRRTRTPRKQPNPSRSGDIHDPHFRGVTFWMRAELNASSDQCQLSITSKYSKELHRNVRKRRTKTRTYRATSSSDEGSVPTTSGVKVCASCCTRKTPMWRDAEDGTPLCNACGIRYKKYRVRCVNCWHIPKKQGNFNSCCLKCGNEIL from the exons ATGGTGAACGGGAAGGTGGAAATTGTAGTGGAGTCCCCACCTGGAGGCCACAGCCCTTGGCTCGCATTGAGTCTGATCAACCAGCAGTGTAAGAGGCTCATGGATCACGGAGAAGAGGAAGCAGACTCAGGACTGCTATTTCCCACCATGTGCGGTGTCCCttctgcacacacatcagaaactGGTCCCTGTCGTCACTGCACTTTGAGACCACTGCCCGTTGCAAGGATCTCCACCTGCGTCGTGCCGATGCTTGATGAGCAAAGAAACCGCTTTTCTTCTAAACCGAAGACTTGTGAGAAAGAGTTGGCTGACAAAGACGTGCAAGAGTTGAGTGCTGACACATTGGAGAGGAGTTATGACAGATCCCCTGCTGAACATCACCAAACTGACACTCATGTTTCAAGAAGTTCTTCTTCAGTCTTCACTCACGACCACAATGCAAACCTGATGTTGGCTTGTCATTCGCCCTCCAAACCAGATGACCACACGGTGTCACCAAAATCACACTGTGCAAATGTTCCCATTGAGGAGAGGCTGCAGCGCTCTCCCACTCCCACCACACTGACCACACACTTGAGGTCAAAAGAGGCAAATGGCACTCAGCGCTTGCGGAGAACCAGAACTCCGAGAAAGCAACCCAATCCCAGCCGCAGCGGCGATATCCACGACCCGCACTTCCGGGGAGTGACATTCTGGATGCGCGCCGAGCTGAATGCCAGCAGTGATCAGTGTCAGCTCAGCATAACATCCAAATACAG CAAGGAGCTCCACAGGAACGTGCGGAAACGGAGAACGAAGACTCGAACGTATCGCGCGACCAGCAGCTCAGATGAAGGGAGTGTACCTACTACCTCAG GGGTCAAAGTTTGTGCATCATGCTGCACCAGGAAGACCCCAATGTGGAGAGATGCAGAAGATGGGACCCCTCTTTGCAACGCTTGCGGCATCAG GTACAAGAAGTACAGGGTCCGCTGTGTCAACTGCTGGCACATCCCTAAAAAACAAGGCAACTTCAACTCATGCTGCCTCAAATGTGGAAATGAAATTTTGTAA
- the fdx2 gene encoding ferredoxin-2, mitochondrial has translation MAASAAVRSSMGLTFRLSRVLPDCSTCPMSRLKSCTAHLQRKGSVDTFRTINRYMQTSVGSLHSEEGSTDEENQDNVVNVVYIDRSGQRIPVRAKVGDNILYLAHKNGIDLEGACEASLACSTCHVYVSSGHLDKLPEPLEREDDMLDMAPMLQENSRLGCQIVLTPELEGMEVTLPKVTRNFYVDGHVPKPH, from the exons ATGGCTGCCTCCGCTGCAGTCCGCTCGAGCATGGGGCTGACTTTCAGACTTTCGCGAGTTTTACCGGACTGTAGCACATGTCCCATGTCCAGGTTAAAGTCGTGTACGGCTCATTTACAAAGGAAGGGCTCTGTGGACACGTTTCGCACTATCAATCGATACATGCAGACGAGTGTAG GTTCGCTCCACAGTGAGGAAGGCAGCACAGATGAAGAGAACCAGGACAATGT GGTAAATGTGGTGTATATAGACCGGTCAGGCCAGAGGATCCCAGTTAGAGCCAAAGTGGGAGACAATATTTTGTACTTAGCTCACAAGAATGGAATTGATCTAGAAG GGGCGTGTGAGGCATCATTGGCTTGTTCAACATGTCACGTGTATGTAAGCAGTGGCCATTTAGACAAACTGCCAGAACCACTTGAGAG GGAGGATGACATGCTGGACATGGCGCCCATGCTCCAGGAGAACTCCCGACTAGGGTGCCAGATCGTTCTCACCCCAGAGCTGGAGGGCATGGAGGTGACTTTACCCAAAGTCACAAGGAACTTCTACGTGGACGGACATGTTCCCAAACCTCATTGA